Proteins encoded by one window of Heliangelus exortis chromosome 5, bHelExo1.hap1, whole genome shotgun sequence:
- the TOGARAM1 gene encoding TOG array regulator of axonemal microtubules protein 1 has product MAAALALPPPARPMEETPGPPLSPGPPLSPGPPLAPGPSLSPALSTQRGGREADPADPPWGPRPALSRRRRGPGRSPRPPAASLRALTPPPAPRRGLSELSRSLAWQLGDPGTAGQREEEEEEKEAEVTGIEPVPQDRLSGEGSPSRPGSTGLKFGLVPPELHARLLDQEDYKNRTEAVEELKRVVGGASPAAVTSTPAPGLLGLISFLYTLLDDPNFKVVLGALEAIHLLALRLGHQVRAFLAPLVSAAAKVLGDNKVSVRREYTRLFLRLMEAAGPRQVLGMLLQPEFLRHKNSKVREEVVNICIAALLAHPAEELDLARLAFGLAPVLVDGKRRVRHAAMEAFAALAAAMGPGRTALLFKAVDAVELEDNGDGVMHAVQARLARKTLPKLVDHGFVEYAVPLPSSGHTRGGCLPPGADTDWLLMGSRSQSAHSYCGYQPREDALHNSSTHAASADQGVSPRRVLSAGKGKNKLPWENEDAAEREGGSGVKMPLTKGVEQFSTANDFLHSPKLRPSQGVPGSDELFFSRKRASRNFFQNSIDFNSEHSSVCAGAMGSHQPQISGKCGTLGYTQPRGRSGSVDSDLQLLGLSNSQQDKVSASLNFSSKTQRSFCNQAEHTVSLQAPNASQGTFILPSYPLSSPRNSPKHLSSPADSPKKSQDRTMSFSNSWPLKSFEGLLKPSSQKQLLSQKAGDSAGESLQEQHSPLQLKPTLVKHPASCRGLSGAVPVPPIPRPLPDKVGRKVAKWRSEECEELWLEEVDKKLAAELSELRVDGEEVDQEEMQNSLRSLRNSAAKKRAKLSSNFSDLESPDSALKLDLSGDSLSQASSPSLGSCTESGVYSQESRASPVSTAPRRRRRTSDTFPLLGTKSQPAKVSSGRRKDPNVEEHNFSTGLAESTSSFPQLNNLDFISPSVLSEDAVVIVGKGVFGSPPPAQTHSQALRCAGTGEEQAEPAAGRSLQQSSLAHFQAENEREIKVAMSKSAQEKVRRKKKEEHNHREHQEVRDLEEEEENHWERLKVNESEKMTTETLNLCGDISTSSRNVSLSLESVALTPSLKRTSSLKKTKYSALLDSDEVSLGTRGRYKDRTPSVTHSPEAMDPSELQPLPKPELALTEALVLLADDDWEKKIEGLNFVRCLSAYHATILTAKLHETSLAVAQEVKNLRSGVSRAAVVCLGDLFTYLKKSMDQELDNTVKVLLHKAGESNTFIREEVDKALKAMANNVTPARALCSLINGGQSHLHSAVRRCTAQHLADIVERMGPERVLSGPKAVAERLFPAIARFAQDSSQQTRYYGRKMLFSMMAHPDFEKTVEKYVPTKDLPYIKECVCNLHEKGLGEMPLDTPSAKGRRSHTGNVGHSRSSSTSRDALNITDRETTETREVTRKAAPRGSLESEEHVKDMIGLLNGKDFRDRISGIRQLLADTENNQSFVVANIVKIFDAFKSRLHDSNSKVTQVALETMHKMIPLLKDNLSPVINMLIPAMVDNNLNSKNPGIYAAATNVIQALCQHLDNYLLLQPFCTKAQFLNGKAKQDMTEKLADLVTELYPRKPCAVEQKVLVVLWHLLGNMTNSGSLPGAGGNIRTATAKLSKALYAQMGHSLLSHAASQPPHIKKTLEEFLEINT; this is encoded by the exons ATGGCCGCGGCCCTCGCGCTGccaccgcccgcccgccccATGGAGGAGACCCCGGGACCCCCCCTGAGCCCGGGACCCCCCCTGAGCCCGGGACCCCCCCTGGCCCCGGgaccctccctgtccccagccctcagcaCGCAGCGCGGCGGGCGGGAGGCTGATCCCGCCGATCCGCCGTGGGGGCCGCGTCCGGCGCTGAGCCGGCGGCGCCGCGGTCCCGGCCGCTCCCCCCGGCCTCCCGCCGCCTCCCTGCGAGCCCTCacgccgccccccgccccccgccgcgGGCTGAGCGAGCTGTCCCGCAGCCTGGCCTGGCAGCTGGGCGACCCCGGTACCGCCGGGcagcgggaggaggaggaggaggagaaggaggcgGAGGTGACCGGCATCGAGCCCGTCCCGCAGGACAGGCTGAGCGGTGAGGGAAGCCCCTCCCGGCCCGGCAGCACCGGCCTGAAGTTCGGTCTGGTGCCGCCGGAGCTTCACGCTCGGTTGCTGGACCAGGAGGACTACAAGAACCGGACTGAAGCCGTGGAGGAGCTGAAGAGGGTGGTCGGGGGTGCCAGCCCGGCTGCCGTGACCTCCACGCCTGCCCCCGGGCTCCTGGGGCTCATCAGCTTCCTCTACACCCTCCTGGACGACCCCAACTTCAAGGTGGTGCTGGGGGCTCTGGAGGCGATCCACCTGCTGGCCCTGCGGCTGGGACACCAGGTCCGGGCCTTCCTGGCACCGCTGGTCTCTGCCGCTGCCAAAGTGCTGGGGGACAACAAGGTGTCGGTGCGGCGGGAGTACACCCGGCTCTTCCTGCGGCTGATGGAGGCGGCGGGGCCCCGGCaggtgctggggatgctgctccaGCCCGAGTTCCTGCGGCACAAGAACTCCAAAGTCCGAGAGGAGGTGGTCAACATCTGCATCGCCGCCCTCCTGGCTCACCCCGCCGAGGAGCTGGATTTGGCCCGCTTGGCTTTCGGGCTGGCTCCGGTTCTGGTGGACGGGAAGCGCAGGGTGCGGCACGCTGCCATGGAAGCCTTCGCCGCGCTGGCCGCTGCCATGGGCCCGGGCAGGACCGCCCTGCTCTTCAAGGCGGTGGATGCCGTGGAGCTTGAGGACAACGGGGACGGGGTGATGCACGCCGTGCAGGCCAGGCTGGCCAGGAAGACCTTGCCCAAGCTGGTAGACCACGGGTTTGTGGAGTATGCTGTGCCCCTGCCATCCTCCGGCCATACCAGGGGGGGGTGTTTGCCCCCCGGGGCCGATACGGACTGGTTGCTgatgggcagcaggagccagaGTGCTCACAGTTACTGCGGGTATCAGCCCAGGGAGGATGCTCTGCACAACTCCAGCACACACGCTGCCTCTGCCGACCAAGGAGTGAGCCCCAGGAGGGTCCTGAgtgcaggaaaagggaaaaacaaactgCCTTGGGAAAACGAGGATGCTGCAGAGAGGGAAGGTGGTTCAGGAGTCAAGATGCCTTTGACAAAGGGTGTGGAGCAG ttctCTACAGCCAATGATTTTCTCCATTCTCCAAAGTTGAGGCCCTCTCAAGGCGTTCCAGGCAGTGATGAGttattttttagcagaaaaagagcttcaaggaatttttttcagaatagtATAGATTTTAACTCTGAGCATTCTTCTGTTTGTGCTG gtGCTATGGGCTCTCATCAGCCACAAATTTCAGGGAAATGTGGAACGCTTGGATACACGCAGCCACGCGGGAGGAGTGGCAGTGTGGACTCTGATTTACAGCTTTTAGGATTAAgtaactctcagcaagacaaag tTAGTGCCAGCCTAAATTTTTCCAGCAAGACCCAGAGAAGTTTTTGCAATCAAGCAGAGCACACAGTGTCCCTCCAGGCTCCTAATGCAAGCCAGGGCACCTTCATTCTGCCATCTTACCCTCTGTCATCACCCAGGAACAGCCCCAAAcacctctcctctccagctgaCTCTCCAAAGAAGTCACAAGACAGGACCATGAGCTTCTCAAACTCCTGGCCTCTGAAAAGCTTTGAAGGACTGCTCAAGCCCAGCTCACAGAAGCAGCTTCTCAGTCAAAAGGCAGGAGACAGTGCAG GGGAGAGTCTGCAGGAGCAGCATTCCCCTCTGCAGCTGAAGCCCACCCTGGTGAAGCACCCAGCCTCCTGCAGGGGCCTGAGCGGGGCCGTGCCCGTGCCCCCCATCCCTCGCCCGCTGCCCGACAAGGTGGGCAGGAAGGTGGCCAAGTGGAGGAGTGAGGAGtgtgaggagctgtggctggagGAGGTGGATAAGAAGCTTGCAGCTGAGCTCTCAGAGCTACGTGTTGATGGCGAGGAAGTGGACCAGGAAGAG ATGCAGAACTCACTTAGGTCGCTACGGAACAGCGCAGCCAAAAAGAGGGCAAAGCTCAGCAGCAACTTCTCAGACCTGGAAAGTCCTGATTCTGCTCTTAAACTGGATCTGTCTGGGGACTCCCTCTCCCAGGCCTCTTCCCCCAGCCTGGGCTCCTGCACTGAGAGTGGAGTTTACAGCCAGGAGTCTCGGGCTTCACCTGTGTCCACAGcccccaggaggaggaggagaac GTCAGACACCTTCCCACTACTGGGCACTAAATCACAGCCTGCAAAAGTCTCttcaggaagaaggaaagaccCAAATGTGGAAGAACATAACTTCAGCACAG gtcttgCAGAGTCAACATCTAGTTTTCCACAGCTGAACAACCTGGATTTCATTTCACCAAGTGTCCTGTCTGAAGATGCAGTTGTGATTGTTGGTAAAG GTGTTTTTGGCAGCCCTCCTcctgcacagacacacagccaGGCCCTGAGGTGTGCAGgcacaggagaggagcaggctgagccagcagcagggagaagcctccagcagagcagcctggctcatttccaggctgaaaatgaaagagag ATAAAAGTTGCCATGTCAAAATCTGCCCAGGAGAaggtgaggaggaagaaaaaggaagaacacaATCATAGAGAACATCAGGAAGTCAGAGAcctggaagaagaggaggaaaaccatTGGGAAAGGCTTAAAGTGAATGAATCAGAGAAAATGACAACAGAAA CATTAAATCTCTGTGGGGATATATCAACATCATCAAGAAATGTATCTCTGTCATTAGAAAGCGTGGCCTTGACTCCTTCATTAAAAAGAACATCCAGTTTGAAGAAGACAAAATATTCAGCCTTGCTTGATTCTG ATGAAGTCTCTCTCGGGACACGAGGGCGCTACAAGGACCGCACCCCCTCGGTCACACACAGCCCCGAAGCCATGGACCCCTCCgagctgcagccccttcccaaaCCAGAACTGGCACTGACAGAGGCCTTGGTGCTTTTAGCTGATGATGACTG ggagaagaaaatcgAAGGTCTGAACTTTGTTAGGTGTTTGTCTGCCTACCATGCAACCATTCTGACTGCAAAGCTGCATGAAACCAGTCTGGCTGTGGCACAAGAG GTCAAGAATTTACGCTCAGGTGTTTCTCGAGCTGCTGTGGTCTGTTTAGGGGATTTGTTCACCTACCTGAAAAAGAGCATGGATCAAGAACTAGATAATACAGTAAAAGTCCTTTTGCACAAAGCTGGTGAATCCAACACTTTTATAAGGGAAGAGGTAGACAAAGCACTGAAGGCTATGGCTAATAATGTGACTCCAGCACGTGCACTTTGTTCTCTTATAAATGGAGGGCAAAG CCACCTGCACTCAGCAGTGAGGAGATGCACAGCCCAACACCTCGCAGACATCGTGGAGCGGATGGGCCCGGAGCGGGTTCTGTCTGGACCCAAAGCTGTGGCTGAGAGGCTTTTCCCTGCCATAGCCAGATTTGCACAGGACAGCTCCCAGCAAACGAG GTACTATGGTCGGAAGATGCTCTTCAGCATGATGGCTCACCCTGACTTTGAGAAAACAGTAGAGAAGTATGTGCCAACCAAGGATCTGCCTTACATTAAGGAATGTGTTTGCAATCTGCACGAAAAG GGTTTGGGGGAGATGCCATTGGATACACCCTCAGCCAAAGGAAGACGTTCCCATACTGGGAATGTTGGACATTCGAGGTCATCATCAACTTCCAGAGATGCTCTCAACATCACTGACAG AGAGACTACAGAAACCCGTGAAGTCACAAGAAAAGCAGCTCCCCGTGGCTCACTGGAAAGTGAGGAACACGTGAAGGACATGATAGGTTTATTGAACGGGAAAGACTTCCGGGACCGGATCAGTGGCATTAGGCAGCTGTTAGCAGACACAGAGAACAATCAAAGCTTTGTTGTTGCAAACATTGTGAAG ATCTTTGATGCTTTCAAGTCTCGTTTGCATGATTCAAACAGTAAAGTCACTCAGGTTGCTTTGGAGACAATGCACAAGATGATTCCTTTGCTGAAAGACAATTTATCACCTGTGATCAACATGTTAATTCCTGCCATGGTCGACAACAACCTCAATTCCAAAAATCCAGGGATTTATGCAGCTGCTACAAATGTTATTCAGGCTCTATGTCAACACTTAG ACAACTATTTGCTCCTCCAGCCATTCTGCACAAAAGCCCAGTTTCtgaatggaaaagcaaaacaagacaTGACAGAAAAGCTTGCTG ACCTCGTCACAGAGTTATACCCACGGAAGCCTTGCGCCGTGGAGCAGAAAGTTCTGGTTGTCCTTTGGCACCTCCTGGGAAACATGACCAACAGCGGCTCCTTGCCCGGAGCCGGAGGGAACATCCGGACAGCCACAGCCAAACTATCCAAAGCACTTTATGCCCAGATGGGCCACAGCCTCCTCAGTCACGCCGCATCCCAGCCACCACACATCAAGAAGACTTTAGAAGAATTCCTGGAGATCAACACCTAA